The window aTCAATGgttggttatgatgtcataaaatataaattattaacaaacaatgtttaaagttGTGGATTCGGTTCATGGCGTTTCATTTGCGGTCGAGGGAAATTGAGAAAGCTCGAAATGTCGCTGAGAAATCGCTGACTTTGATTGATAGAAGGTTTTAATAtcttatgtttgtttgtttatcttatgtttgtttgtttaagttaaatatcttatgtttgtttgtttatcttatgtttgtttgtttaagttaaatatcTTATGTTTGTTTTCAGCGCAGAAAACGAACGTTTAAACATTTGGTCAGCCTTGTTGAACCTGGAGAACAATtatggttgtgatgtcacaatgaaacaaacaatGGAGCGAGCGTTAAAATGTTCCGATCAacttaaagtttattttcgtGTCGTCAAGATTTACGAGGAATCAGGAAAGAAagaggtattgtgatgtcataacttttaattataaCATCATAACCATTATGTGAAACAGAAAGCCGGGGAAATGTTGGAAAAAATGACGAATAAGTTTCGTCAAAACAAAGAAGTTTGGTTGGCTCACATACGCCATCAAATGGAGGAATCTCACTACAAGGAGGCACAAGAGAGCTTGAAACGATGCCTCCTAAGTTTGCCAAAGAAACAAAGTAATTTACCAACGCACGTTATATAGAATCTAACgtaaatattttagatttgGAAATAATATCAAAGTTTGCGCAAATGGAGTTCACGCTCGGTGAAGCAGAACGTGGCCGGACGATGTTCGAAAATATTCTTGAGAATTATCGGAAACGAACGGATATTTGGTCGATATATGTCGATGCATTGGTGAAAGCGGGAATGTACGATGCTGCTAGGTAATTTGTGATGACTCATAATCAAACGATGACtcaacatgttttttacagaGATGTTTTTAATCGGGTGACCTCATTGTCGCTGTCgagcaaaaaaatgaaaactttttaCCGGAGATTTGTTGAATTTGAAACGAAACATGGAAATGATGACGATGCAAAAATTGTGAAAGAGAAAGCGTTAAAATATGCTGAGTCACTCGTCGAACAAGTGATGGCCGAGtgaatatgatgtcacaattcgTTTAATAAATGTCTCCAAGAATATTCAGATATTTTAATTCGGCATCGCAGAAATAATTCGTTGTTTAATCTTCGGGATGAGTTTAAGATGTTCATCGGCGCACGCACACATACAATCGCTGAATAATTTCTCTTCAGCCGACGTCAATTgcctttgtgatgtcatagtatcTTTAACTTTATCCTGACATGATAACATACAACGATGAAGTCTTTGCTGAAAATCTtctaattctgtaaatatatattaaattgtcagcgatacagaaaaaaaaccaccacccacaaagttacatacttggtaacttgtaagcgagcatgaggtgtatgaaacagaccacactcgtgttataacgactgttgttgccccgctatgcgaggatgaaTTCACCCAATtagatgaataagttacaatctAAAGATAAATACCATGTTTCACATTGGCTTGGATCTTAAGCAACGGTTGATGTCCATTCTTAATACAATCCTGAACTTCTTCTGCAGAATAATTTGCATTCGAACAACAATCTGCACCAAGCCTCAAACTACGAGcctgtatgacatcacacacatgtttatgacatcacaacagcAACAATGTTTACCTGAATTTTTCgaacataatttttttccaaatctCGCTGCATTTCGGTGGCAGCAGTGTCGATGCGCTTCAGTGATTCTTGGACCCTTTGTTCCATTGTGTAGCTAACAAAGGTCTCTGTTTGTAACAATCATGGTTAAAACgcgttcatacacctcatgctcactgtcgagttgtaacatgggtg is drawn from Ciona intestinalis unplaced genomic scaffold, KH HT000096.1, whole genome shotgun sequence and contains these coding sequences:
- the LOC100185947 gene encoding protein FAM136A, coding for MEQRVQESLKRIDTAATEMQRDLEKNYVRKIQARSLRLGADCCSNANYSAEEVQDCIKNGHQPLLKIQANVKHELEDFQQRLHRCMLSCQDKVKDTMTSQRQLTSAEEKLFSDCMCACADEHLKLIPKIKQRIISAMPN